One window of Halopseudomonas maritima genomic DNA carries:
- a CDS encoding 3-deoxy-7-phosphoheptulonate synthase — translation MTATVTALASAAPSTQRAARRTHTLPTPAQLRERLPLSSTQAEAIERHRQAIRDILAGNDDRLLVITGPCSLHDADAAIEYAERLAELQSRVADRLLLVMRAYVEKPRTTVGWKGMLYDPQLDGSGDMAGGLALSRRTMLAISELGLPIATELLQPLAASYLDDLLSWGCIGARTSESQIHREMVSGLHLPVGFKNGTDGSVRVACDAMRSAQHPHQHFGMDLHGRPALVETAGNADTHIVLRGGRSGPNYQADAVAKVRAELERLGMPAALVVDCSHANSGKDPLRQPQVLADVVAQRAAGDLSLRGVMLESHLFNGCQPLSGELRYGVSITDGCLGWEATEQSLLEAVRQLGV, via the coding sequence ATGACCGCCACCGTAACCGCCCTTGCCAGCGCCGCTCCGAGTACCCAACGCGCCGCCCGGCGTACCCACACCCTGCCGACACCTGCTCAGCTGCGTGAGCGCCTGCCGCTGAGCTCCACCCAGGCTGAAGCCATTGAGCGCCACCGCCAAGCTATTCGTGACATTCTGGCGGGTAACGATGATCGCCTGCTGGTGATCACCGGGCCCTGTTCTCTGCATGATGCAGATGCCGCTATTGAATACGCCGAGCGCCTGGCTGAGTTGCAGAGCCGTGTCGCCGACCGGCTCCTGTTGGTGATGCGCGCCTACGTCGAGAAGCCACGCACCACGGTGGGTTGGAAGGGCATGCTGTACGATCCGCAGCTCGACGGCAGTGGTGATATGGCAGGCGGGCTGGCACTGTCTCGCCGCACCATGCTGGCGATCAGCGAGCTGGGGCTGCCGATTGCTACCGAATTGCTGCAGCCGCTGGCGGCCAGCTACCTGGATGACCTGCTGAGCTGGGGCTGTATTGGTGCGCGTACCAGCGAGTCGCAGATTCACCGCGAGATGGTCAGCGGCCTGCATTTGCCGGTCGGCTTCAAGAACGGGACTGATGGCAGCGTGAGGGTCGCCTGTGATGCCATGCGCTCAGCCCAGCATCCGCATCAGCATTTCGGCATGGATCTGCACGGTCGACCAGCACTGGTTGAGACCGCAGGCAACGCGGACACCCATATCGTGCTGCGGGGCGGCCGCAGCGGCCCCAACTACCAGGCCGATGCTGTGGCCAAGGTGCGCGCAGAGCTGGAACGACTGGGCATGCCGGCGGCGCTGGTGGTGGATTGCAGTCACGCCAACAGCGGTAAAGATCCGCTGCGTCAGCCGCAGGTGTTGGCCGATGTGGTGGCCCAGCGCGCGGCAGGCGATCTCAGCCTGCGTGGCGTTATGCTGGAAAGCCATCTGTTCAACGGTTGTCAGCCGCTGTCAGGCGAGCTGCGCTACGGGGTGTCCATTACCGACGGTTGTCTGGGCTGGGAGGCAACCGAACAGTCTCTGCTGGAGGCTGTCCGGCAGCTAGGCGTTTGA